In Coriobacteriaceae bacterium, a single window of DNA contains:
- a CDS encoding SDR family oxidoreductase: MSNWLKLEGDVCAVTGALGGMGVEICREFARNGANVVLLDLDEEKVKAAAADLAAEFGIHAEGYKMNATDEDEVQAAVDATIADFGRVDVLVNTAGILRFAAMEDLPLSDWNEVINVNLTGYFITSQRFGREMIKAGQGRLVHISTVASHSPETFSGVYSSTKAGVNMMSKMLAAEWGPYGVRSNCVEPCFVKTPMSASFYADPEVEKSRSRLIATRRIGEVSDIANAVMFLASKRSDFTTGDAIKVDGGFSNMMGDLTAKPGGRRAYADNYLKNKGVELWSDESGVAKPTDQ; the protein is encoded by the coding sequence ATGAGCAACTGGCTTAAGCTCGAGGGCGATGTCTGCGCCGTGACCGGCGCACTCGGCGGTATGGGCGTCGAGATTTGCCGCGAGTTCGCCCGCAACGGCGCCAACGTCGTCCTGCTCGACCTGGACGAGGAAAAGGTCAAGGCCGCAGCCGCTGACCTCGCCGCCGAGTTTGGAATCCACGCCGAGGGCTACAAGATGAACGCCACCGACGAGGACGAGGTTCAGGCCGCCGTCGATGCCACCATCGCCGACTTCGGCCGCGTCGACGTCCTCGTCAACACCGCCGGCATCCTGCGCTTCGCAGCCATGGAAGACCTGCCGCTCTCCGACTGGAACGAGGTCATCAACGTCAACCTCACCGGCTACTTCATCACCTCGCAGCGCTTTGGTCGCGAGATGATCAAGGCCGGCCAGGGTCGCCTGGTGCACATCTCGACCGTTGCCAGCCACTCCCCCGAGACGTTCTCGGGCGTGTACAGCTCCACCAAGGCGGGCGTCAACATGATGTCCAAGATGCTCGCCGCCGAGTGGGGCCCCTACGGCGTGCGCTCCAACTGCGTCGAGCCCTGCTTTGTCAAGACCCCCATGTCGGCGAGCTTTTACGCCGACCCCGAGGTCGAGAAGAGCCGCAGCCGTCTTATCGCCACGCGCCGCATCGGCGAGGTCAGCGATATCGCCAATGCCGTCATGTTCCTGGCATCCAAGCGCTCGGACTTTACCACCGGCGACGCCATCAAGGTCGATGGCGGTTTCTCCAACATGATGGGCGACCTCACCGCCAAGCCCGGCGGCCGTCGCGCCTATGCCGACAACTACCTTAAGAACAAGGGTGTCGAGCTTTGGTCCGACGAGTCCGGCGTCGCAAAGCCGACTGACCAGTAA
- a CDS encoding MFS transporter gives MASTNSNKGRAVVLSAACVTMFFISSIALYSVVSKNLLAVYPEWSSALTWAFPVFQTIMAVTGIFAGRISDKIGPRNVVIAAAVCYGVGWFMSGTVTEPWQFYLWFSLVAAVGNGLGYNPALTTGQKWFIDKKGLASGITLAASTAGPAVLSPVLASLLIPSLGIFGALKALGVIFFVMIAASALFLKAPEAGWLPEGFEAPKGGAHAGTFGDLTPGEMVKTPRFWILIVTFAFAATAGTLLVGKVASIAAVQLFADPTSAAAVALGGVVVSVNTCANLVGRLSFGQIIDKLGAYKSLLISLVVTIVALVIMSMSFTQSMFFVALALLGFSFGALLVIYPPLTGGAFGTSNIGVNYGIMFLGYAASTWISQPITAVLYHAEAGSAAYQQSFYGAIVIAAIAVVLTVYMMVSDSKKKSA, from the coding sequence ATGGCTTCCACCAACTCCAACAAGGGTCGCGCCGTCGTGCTTTCCGCCGCGTGCGTCACCATGTTCTTCATCAGCTCCATCGCGCTGTATTCCGTCGTGAGCAAGAACCTGCTCGCCGTCTACCCCGAGTGGTCGAGCGCCCTTACCTGGGCTTTCCCGGTCTTTCAGACCATCATGGCCGTGACGGGCATCTTCGCCGGCCGCATCTCCGATAAGATCGGCCCGCGCAACGTCGTGATCGCCGCCGCCGTGTGCTACGGCGTGGGCTGGTTCATGTCCGGCACCGTCACCGAGCCGTGGCAGTTCTACCTGTGGTTCTCGCTCGTCGCCGCCGTCGGCAACGGCCTGGGCTACAACCCGGCGCTCACCACCGGCCAAAAGTGGTTCATCGACAAGAAGGGCCTCGCCTCCGGCATCACCCTGGCCGCTTCGACCGCCGGCCCCGCTGTGCTGTCCCCGGTGCTCGCCTCGCTGCTCATCCCGAGCCTGGGCATCTTTGGCGCCCTCAAGGCACTCGGCGTCATCTTCTTTGTGATGATCGCCGCCTCCGCCCTGTTCCTGAAGGCCCCCGAGGCCGGCTGGCTGCCCGAGGGCTTCGAGGCCCCCAAGGGTGGTGCACACGCCGGCACCTTCGGCGACCTCACCCCGGGCGAGATGGTCAAGACCCCGCGCTTCTGGATCCTCATCGTCACCTTCGCCTTTGCTGCCACTGCAGGCACCCTGCTCGTGGGCAAGGTTGCCTCCATCGCCGCCGTCCAGCTCTTCGCCGACCCCACGAGCGCCGCGGCCGTCGCCCTCGGTGGCGTGGTGGTCTCCGTCAACACCTGCGCCAACCTGGTCGGCCGTCTGTCCTTTGGCCAGATCATCGACAAGCTCGGCGCCTACAAGTCGCTGCTCATCAGCCTTGTCGTCACCATCGTCGCGCTCGTCATCATGTCGATGAGCTTTACACAGAGCATGTTCTTTGTGGCGCTCGCCCTGCTCGGCTTTAGCTTTGGCGCCCTGCTCGTCATCTACCCGCCGCTCACCGGTGGCGCCTTTGGCACCAGCAACATCGGCGTCAACTACGGCATCATGTTCCTGGGCTACGCCGCTTCTACCTGGATCAGCCAGCCCATCACCGCCGTGCTGTATCACGCCGAGGCCGGCAGCGCCGCCTACCAGCAGTCCTTCTACGGCGCCATCGTGATCGCCGCCATTGCCGTCGTGCTCACCGTCTACATGATGGTCTCCGACAGCAAGAAGAAGTCCGCCTAG
- a CDS encoding Gfo/Idh/MocA family oxidoreductase produces the protein MSELNPVRIAVIGAGAMGRNHIRFVTEEPEAELVAIADAFEGARATAEAAGVPFYTDPAQMMDEVKPEAVIIATPNDLHLGVAREAVKRNIVPLVEKPISNDLEDAQAFAAEAETAGVPVLVGQHRRHNPFVNKAKEIIESGELGKLTVSSFHYMIYKNDEYFDVEWRRKKGAGPILVNLVHDVDLLRYLLGEPVAVQGMQSSAARGFETEDSAVVNVRFADGALASMTISDATASPWNWEATAREDPQYRPFDADAYFIGGTKGALSLPRLHQFSYDGASNWHKPLQMEIPAVDPALPHKMQLKHFVKVVRREVEPVVTPADNVKTLTLLNAIKEAAETGQLVEL, from the coding sequence ATGTCTGAGCTCAACCCCGTCCGCATTGCCGTCATCGGCGCCGGCGCCATGGGCCGCAACCACATCCGCTTTGTCACCGAGGAGCCCGAGGCCGAGCTCGTCGCCATCGCCGACGCCTTTGAGGGCGCCCGCGCCACGGCCGAGGCCGCCGGCGTGCCGTTTTACACCGATCCCGCCCAGATGATGGACGAGGTCAAGCCCGAGGCCGTCATTATCGCCACGCCCAACGACCTGCATCTGGGCGTTGCCCGCGAGGCCGTGAAGCGCAACATCGTGCCGCTGGTCGAAAAGCCGATCTCCAACGACCTCGAGGATGCCCAGGCCTTCGCCGCCGAGGCCGAGACCGCCGGCGTGCCCGTGCTCGTGGGTCAGCACCGTCGCCACAACCCCTTCGTCAACAAGGCCAAGGAGATCATCGAGTCCGGCGAGCTGGGCAAGCTCACCGTGTCGAGCTTCCACTATATGATCTATAAGAATGACGAGTACTTCGATGTCGAGTGGCGCCGCAAGAAGGGTGCCGGCCCGATCCTGGTCAACCTGGTGCACGACGTCGACCTGCTCCGCTACCTGCTGGGCGAGCCCGTTGCCGTCCAGGGCATGCAGTCCAGCGCCGCCCGCGGTTTTGAGACCGAGGACTCCGCCGTGGTCAACGTCCGTTTTGCCGATGGCGCGCTCGCAAGCATGACCATCTCCGACGCCACCGCCAGCCCCTGGAACTGGGAGGCAACCGCTCGCGAGGATCCGCAGTATCGCCCCTTCGACGCCGATGCCTACTTTATTGGCGGTACCAAGGGCGCCCTTTCGCTACCCCGCCTGCACCAGTTCTCCTACGACGGTGCCTCCAACTGGCACAAGCCGCTGCAGATGGAGATCCCGGCTGTGGACCCGGCGCTGCCGCACAAGATGCAGCTCAAGCACTTTGTGAAGGTCGTCCGCCGCGAGGTCGAGCCCGTCGTGACCCCCGCCGACAACGTCAAGACGCTCACGCTTCTCAACGCCATCAAGGAGGCCGCCGAGACCGGCCAGCTCGTCGAGCTGTAA
- a CDS encoding RNA-binding transcriptional accessory protein, which yields MDLIAQLARELNLKSANIEAAVKLIDEGNTIPFISRYRKEATGGMDDVALRALDERLSYLRNLEQRKEDVILLIDAQGKLTPELEQQIREATQLQRVEDLYKPYRKKRMTRAQKAREAGLEPLANMIIMQASAKGSALDAAATYVNEEAGFDTPEKALAGAADIVAETVAEDPENVADLRAFTQNTADIVVEATDPTEKTPYEPYYNFDEPLRRIPNHRVLAIDRGEREGKLRVRVNVDGAAATARLGSRWSRRQGVFAPVFDAAIADGYKRLMAPSLEREARAKLTVRAQTEAINVFAKNLEGLLSARPVRGARVLALDPGYRTGCKVAVMDETGKLLDHGVVYPTKPRHDVAGTKRELARLVKKDGVNTIVIGNGTASRETEEVVSEFIAEQAPGLRYTIVNEAGASVYSASELASQEYPDLDVTVRGAMSLGRRLQDPLAELVKIPPQSIGVGQYQHDLDQAELSRTLGHVVEDVVNRVGVDVNTASASLLGYVSGITPSVAKNIVAYREENGAFTDRRQLKKVPKLGPKAYLNAAGFLRISGGKNPLDATSVHPESYEVATAVLERAGVQASELSRGGVPDIEHRLGSISALASDLDCGTLTLIDIVNELKKPGRDPRDDAPEVVFSRSALSIDDLEPGMELKGTVRNVVDFGAFVDVGVHQDGLVHISKLANRFVKHPSDVVRVGDTVKVWVEKVDRDRKKISLTMVQGK from the coding sequence ATGGATCTTATCGCCCAGCTCGCCCGCGAGCTCAACCTTAAGTCCGCCAACATCGAAGCGGCCGTCAAGCTCATCGACGAGGGCAACACCATCCCCTTTATCTCGCGCTACCGCAAGGAGGCCACGGGCGGCATGGACGACGTCGCCCTGCGCGCCCTCGACGAGCGCCTGTCATACCTGCGCAATCTTGAGCAGCGCAAAGAGGACGTTATCCTGCTCATCGACGCCCAGGGTAAGCTCACGCCCGAACTCGAGCAGCAGATCCGCGAGGCCACGCAGCTCCAGCGTGTCGAGGACCTCTACAAGCCCTACCGCAAAAAGCGCATGACCCGCGCACAGAAGGCCCGCGAAGCCGGCCTGGAGCCGCTCGCCAACATGATCATCATGCAGGCCTCGGCCAAGGGCAGCGCGCTCGACGCCGCCGCAACATACGTCAACGAGGAGGCCGGCTTCGACACGCCCGAGAAGGCGCTTGCCGGCGCCGCCGACATCGTGGCCGAGACGGTGGCCGAGGATCCCGAGAACGTCGCCGACCTGCGCGCCTTTACGCAAAACACCGCCGATATCGTCGTCGAGGCCACCGACCCCACGGAGAAGACTCCCTACGAGCCCTACTACAACTTTGACGAGCCGCTGCGCCGTATTCCCAACCACCGCGTGCTGGCTATCGACCGCGGTGAGCGCGAGGGCAAGCTCCGCGTGCGCGTGAACGTCGACGGCGCCGCCGCCACGGCACGCCTCGGCAGCCGTTGGTCCCGACGCCAGGGCGTCTTCGCACCCGTCTTCGATGCCGCCATCGCCGACGGCTACAAGCGCCTCATGGCCCCCTCGCTGGAGCGCGAGGCCCGCGCCAAACTCACCGTTCGCGCCCAAACCGAGGCCATCAACGTCTTTGCCAAGAATCTCGAGGGCCTGCTCTCGGCACGCCCCGTGCGCGGCGCCCGTGTGCTCGCGCTCGACCCGGGCTACCGCACCGGCTGCAAGGTCGCCGTCATGGACGAGACCGGCAAGCTGCTCGACCACGGCGTGGTCTACCCCACCAAGCCGCGCCACGACGTCGCCGGCACCAAGCGCGAGCTCGCTCGCCTCGTCAAGAAGGACGGCGTCAACACCATCGTCATCGGCAATGGCACCGCTAGCCGCGAGACCGAGGAAGTCGTCTCGGAGTTCATCGCCGAGCAGGCTCCTGGGCTGCGATACACCATCGTCAACGAGGCCGGCGCATCGGTGTACTCCGCCTCCGAGCTCGCAAGCCAGGAGTATCCCGACCTGGATGTCACCGTACGTGGCGCCATGAGCCTGGGCCGCCGCCTGCAAGACCCGCTGGCAGAGCTCGTCAAGATTCCGCCCCAGTCCATCGGCGTTGGCCAGTACCAGCACGACCTTGACCAGGCCGAGCTTTCACGTACCCTGGGCCACGTGGTGGAGGACGTCGTCAACCGCGTGGGCGTCGACGTAAACACCGCGAGCGCAAGTCTACTGGGATACGTATCGGGCATTACGCCGAGCGTAGCCAAAAACATCGTGGCCTACCGCGAGGAAAACGGTGCCTTTACCGATCGCCGCCAGCTCAAGAAGGTCCCCAAGCTGGGACCCAAGGCATATCTCAACGCCGCGGGCTTCCTGCGCATCAGCGGCGGTAAGAACCCGCTCGACGCGACAAGCGTCCACCCCGAGAGCTACGAGGTGGCCACGGCCGTCCTGGAGCGCGCCGGCGTTCAAGCCAGCGAGCTCAGCCGCGGCGGCGTGCCCGACATCGAGCACCGCCTGGGCAGCATCTCGGCGCTGGCAAGCGACCTGGACTGCGGCACCCTCACGCTCATCGACATCGTCAACGAGCTCAAGAAGCCCGGTCGCGACCCGCGCGACGACGCACCCGAGGTGGTCTTCAGCCGCTCGGCGCTTTCCATCGACGACCTAGAGCCCGGCATGGAGCTCAAAGGCACGGTGCGCAACGTCGTGGATTTTGGCGCCTTCGTCGACGTGGGCGTACACCAGGACGGCCTCGTGCACATCTCCAAGCTGGCCAACCGCTTTGTCAAGCACCCGAGCGACGTGGTGCGCGTCGGCGATACGGTCAAGGTTTGGGTCGAGAAGGTTGATCGCGACCGCAAAAAGATCTCCCTCACCATGGTGCAGGGGAAGTAA
- a CDS encoding transaldolase gives MAIKVFADGANLEGMLDMYENGNVQGFTTNPSLMKKGGVTDYRAFAKEVLAHITDVSVSFEVFADDVETMEVEAREIATWAENVYVKIPCVTTKGESTAELVRKLSADGIKVNVTTIFTPKQVDEMVEAVDAETPSIISLFAGRIADTGVDPIPFMTESVKKAAAKPSCEVLWASTRELINIYQAEGCGCQIITVPNSILAKRKNIGRDPYEVSLDTVRGFAKDIAALGFHILP, from the coding sequence ATGGCAATCAAGGTGTTCGCTGACGGTGCAAACCTCGAGGGCATGCTCGACATGTACGAGAACGGCAACGTTCAGGGTTTCACGACCAACCCGTCCCTTATGAAGAAGGGTGGCGTGACGGACTATCGCGCGTTTGCCAAGGAGGTCCTGGCCCACATCACCGATGTGTCTGTGTCGTTTGAGGTCTTTGCCGACGACGTCGAGACCATGGAGGTCGAGGCTCGCGAGATCGCCACCTGGGCCGAGAACGTCTACGTCAAGATTCCGTGCGTGACCACCAAGGGCGAGTCCACCGCCGAGCTGGTCCGCAAGCTTTCGGCCGACGGCATCAAGGTTAACGTCACCACCATCTTTACGCCTAAGCAGGTCGATGAGATGGTCGAGGCCGTTGACGCCGAGACGCCGTCCATCATCTCGCTCTTTGCCGGCCGCATCGCCGATACCGGCGTCGATCCCATTCCGTTTATGACGGAGTCGGTCAAGAAGGCCGCCGCAAAGCCCAGCTGTGAGGTCTTGTGGGCGTCCACGCGCGAGCTCATCAACATTTACCAGGCGGAAGGATGCGGTTGCCAGATCATCACGGTGCCCAACAGCATCCTGGCCAAGCGTAAGAACATCGGCCGTGACCCGTACGAGGTCTCGCTCGATACCGTGCGCGGTTTTGCCAAGGATATCGCCGCTTTGGGCTTCCATATTCTGCCGTAG
- a CDS encoding HAD-IIB family hydrolase, giving the protein MIDACSDSAVLFFDVDGTLTSFDPDNMTDKDFSAVRPSQTVVEAFHRLRDAGHKAFICTGRPLWLIADSLRALDPAGVVAMAGATLEVEGRVVHEDCFDEGIVEELARRIVAAGFEAFFETNAATFALEPAGVEQSSLIGAAAVHSAEEMRIDGRLRVGKVCLKAPSLARVANDDGFIDRSFELSNTGGSNRELSPKGIDKGVGVARALEYLGREGNARTFGFGDSGNDLGMLAAVETAVAMGNAMPEVKALADYVTDDVANDGTVTAMQHFGLI; this is encoded by the coding sequence ATGATTGATGCGTGCTCCGATTCCGCTGTATTGTTTTTTGACGTGGACGGCACGCTGACGTCGTTCGACCCCGACAACATGACCGACAAGGACTTTTCGGCGGTTCGCCCTTCGCAGACGGTCGTCGAGGCGTTTCATCGTCTGCGCGACGCAGGGCACAAGGCGTTTATCTGCACGGGTCGCCCCTTGTGGCTGATTGCGGACAGCCTGCGCGCGCTCGACCCTGCGGGTGTCGTGGCCATGGCGGGCGCCACGCTCGAGGTCGAGGGGCGTGTGGTGCACGAGGATTGCTTTGACGAGGGTATTGTCGAGGAGCTTGCACGTCGCATTGTCGCGGCAGGGTTCGAGGCCTTTTTCGAGACCAACGCTGCGACCTTTGCGCTGGAGCCCGCGGGCGTTGAGCAGTCGTCTTTGATCGGCGCTGCTGCGGTGCACAGCGCCGAGGAAATGCGCATCGACGGTCGTCTGCGCGTGGGCAAGGTGTGCCTTAAAGCGCCCAGCTTGGCTCGCGTAGCCAACGACGACGGCTTTATCGATCGTAGCTTTGAGCTGAGCAATACCGGCGGTTCGAACCGCGAGCTGAGCCCCAAGGGTATCGACAAGGGCGTGGGTGTGGCGCGGGCACTGGAGTATCTGGGTCGCGAAGGAAATGCGCGCACCTTTGGCTTTGGCGATTCGGGTAACGACCTGGGCATGCTCGCTGCCGTCGAGACGGCCGTGGCCATGGGCAACGCCATGCCCGAGGTCAAGGCGCTCGCCGACTACGTGACCGACGACGTCGCGAACGACGGCACCGTCACAGCGATGCAGCATTTTGGGTTGATCTAG
- the rlmKL gene encoding bifunctional 23S rRNA (guanine(2069)-N(7))-methyltransferase RlmK/23S rRNA (guanine(2445)-N(2))-methyltransferase RlmL, translating to MEFYASCPEGFESALADELKWLGLSHVRRLKGRATFEGELEEGYRACLWSRLASRVFVVLGRFEAQDADELYDSVYDIAWESIVRPGATIAITARGVTEQLRNTRFSALRAKDALCDRLAETTGRRADVDAADPDVHLLLSLRQRRASISLDLSGDPLFKRLPPAATRAGEGAHVLRPDYAALVLAQVGWTALCERELTADDYENEALPTLVDASCAGGGLLLEAVNILTDRAPGAAREHWGFEGWQLHDAALWEQLRAEAREREAAARERQVRIVAVDIDPAARKTAERMVKCAGYKRFVDFCAAKPATVLDHAGAVAGAAVVADTTETPLSLMHDAMTLVGELRRAPELTAAPVAALTRDGLMARALHAEPARSIAVMPNNEEATIEVWPSLDHAAAAFEAATGADAEEQTADAVDEAANAPMPEPAAMLDLGDGKPLPVLIPESEQFANRLRKNARLRRKWAKREGVSCYRVYDADLPDYSAAIDLYEGCPQTPGRWLVIAEYAAPKTIDPALAQARMLDILAIAPRILDVPAEHVHAKARMRSRGGSQYGKQGAGKGGSGERANIARRRLPLIEEGGLTFAVNFDDYLDVGIFLDHRVTRNLVREHAKQARRFLNLFAYTGTATCYAADGGVEETVTVDLSNTYLDWAERNMRQNGFVGPQHHFVRDDVLAWIRDQRQTRNRWDLIFVDPPTFSNSSKMGRRTWDVQRDHVELLAGVSRLLAQGGHAIFSCNLRGFRPETRKLARAGVVLEDITAQTIPEDFARNQKVHHCYIVRRLPIEDAMAEIGFSAEEIAERVEELRSPEARKPRATAPAHAQAGNGKSNFAGKPSPRRKAQKEEVLRQQAQGQITKLRWNTDCFAWN from the coding sequence ATGGAATTTTATGCAAGCTGCCCCGAGGGCTTTGAATCCGCACTCGCCGACGAGCTCAAGTGGCTCGGGCTTTCGCATGTCCGCCGCCTGAAGGGCCGCGCTACGTTTGAGGGCGAGCTCGAAGAAGGCTACCGCGCCTGTCTGTGGTCGCGCCTGGCCAGCCGCGTGTTTGTGGTGCTTGGACGCTTTGAGGCGCAGGATGCCGACGAGCTGTACGATAGCGTTTACGACATCGCCTGGGAGAGCATCGTCCGCCCCGGCGCCACCATCGCCATTACCGCCCGCGGCGTGACCGAGCAGCTGCGCAACACGCGCTTCTCGGCCCTGCGCGCCAAGGACGCGCTGTGCGACCGTCTGGCCGAGACCACGGGCCGTCGCGCCGATGTCGACGCCGCCGATCCCGACGTTCACCTGCTGCTTTCGCTGCGTCAGCGCCGCGCGAGCATCAGCCTGGACCTTTCGGGTGACCCGCTGTTCAAGCGCCTGCCGCCCGCCGCGACCCGCGCCGGCGAGGGCGCGCACGTGCTGCGCCCCGACTACGCCGCCCTGGTGTTGGCGCAGGTCGGCTGGACCGCACTGTGCGAGCGCGAGCTGACGGCCGACGATTACGAGAACGAAGCCCTGCCCACGCTGGTCGACGCCTCGTGCGCCGGCGGCGGCCTGCTGCTAGAGGCCGTGAATATCCTAACCGACCGCGCTCCGGGCGCCGCCCGCGAGCACTGGGGCTTTGAGGGCTGGCAGCTGCACGACGCCGCCCTGTGGGAGCAGCTGCGTGCCGAGGCGCGCGAGCGCGAGGCGGCAGCGCGCGAGCGCCAGGTGCGCATCGTGGCCGTGGACATCGACCCCGCCGCCCGCAAGACCGCTGAGCGCATGGTCAAGTGTGCCGGCTACAAGCGTTTTGTCGACTTTTGCGCTGCCAAGCCCGCCACCGTGTTGGACCATGCAGGCGCTGTCGCCGGCGCCGCCGTGGTCGCAGACACCACCGAGACCCCGCTTTCGCTCATGCACGACGCCATGACGCTGGTCGGCGAGCTGCGCCGCGCGCCCGAGCTTACCGCCGCGCCGGTCGCCGCGCTCACCCGCGATGGCCTTATGGCCCGCGCGCTCCATGCCGAGCCCGCGCGCTCCATAGCTGTCATGCCCAATAACGAAGAGGCAACTATTGAGGTTTGGCCCTCGCTCGACCACGCCGCCGCGGCATTTGAAGCTGCGACCGGCGCAGATGCCGAGGAGCAGACCGCAGACGCCGTGGACGAAGCCGCCAACGCCCCCATGCCCGAGCCTGCCGCCATGCTCGACCTGGGCGACGGCAAGCCGCTGCCCGTGCTCATCCCCGAGTCCGAGCAGTTCGCCAACCGCCTGCGCAAGAACGCACGCCTGCGTCGCAAGTGGGCAAAGCGCGAGGGCGTGAGCTGCTACCGCGTCTACGATGCCGACCTGCCCGACTACTCTGCTGCCATCGACCTGTACGAGGGTTGTCCGCAGACGCCGGGCCGCTGGCTCGTCATCGCCGAATACGCCGCGCCCAAGACCATCGACCCCGCGCTGGCCCAGGCCCGCATGCTCGACATCTTGGCCATCGCGCCGCGCATCCTAGATGTTCCCGCCGAGCATGTGCACGCCAAGGCCCGCATGCGTTCGCGTGGCGGCTCGCAGTACGGCAAGCAGGGCGCCGGCAAGGGCGGATCGGGCGAACGCGCCAACATCGCGCGCCGTCGCCTGCCGCTCATCGAAGAGGGTGGCCTCACCTTTGCCGTCAACTTTGACGATTACCTGGACGTGGGCATCTTCTTGGACCACCGCGTCACCCGCAACCTGGTGCGCGAGCACGCCAAACAGGCGCGCCGCTTCCTCAACCTGTTCGCCTACACCGGCACTGCCACCTGCTACGCGGCAGATGGCGGCGTCGAGGAAACCGTGACGGTCGACCTTTCCAACACCTACCTGGACTGGGCCGAGCGCAACATGCGCCAGAACGGCTTTGTGGGCCCGCAGCATCACTTTGTGCGCGACGACGTGCTCGCCTGGATTCGCGACCAGCGCCAGACGCGCAACCGCTGGGACCTTATCTTTGTCGACCCGCCCACGTTTTCGAACTCGTCCAAGATGGGCCGCCGCACCTGGGATGTCCAGCGCGACCATGTTGAGCTTTTGGCCGGCGTATCTCGCCTGCTCGCACAGGGCGGACATGCCATCTTTAGCTGCAACCTGCGCGGCTTCCGTCCCGAGACGCGCAAGCTCGCACGCGCGGGCGTCGTGCTGGAGGACATTACGGCGCAGACCATCCCCGAGGATTTCGCACGCAACCAGAAGGTGCACCACTGCTATATCGTGCGCCGCCTGCCCATCGAGGACGCCATGGCCGAGATCGGCTTTAGCGCCGAGGAAATTGCCGAGCGCGTTGAGGAGCTGCGCAGCCCCGAGGCCCGTAAGCCTCGTGCAACGGCGCCCGCGCACGCGCAGGCCGGCAACGGCAAGTCCAACTTTGCCGGCAAACCCTCCCCCCGCCGGAAAGCCCAAAAAGAAGAAGTTCTACGCCAGCAAGCCCAAGGGCAGATAACAAAGTTGCGGTGGAATACGGACTGTTTTGCCTGGAATTAG
- a CDS encoding response regulator transcription factor — protein sequence MPNSAVKPLILVVEDDPAVRNLIVAALEAHGLRHMAVETAHAAIAAASSQAPSIVLLDLGLPDMDGVKVVESVRAWSGMPIIVVSARSEDADKIRALDAGADDYLTKPFSVEELLARIRTTLRRLSYTQTGSVASEGSFDTGELHIDFDAGIATMDGEELHLTPIEYKLLCLLAHNADKVLTHQFILHEIWGTATKSDLASLRVFMGTLRKKIESDPAHPRYIQTHVGIGYRLVTQG from the coding sequence GTGCCGAACTCTGCCGTAAAACCGCTCATCTTGGTCGTTGAGGACGATCCCGCCGTCCGCAATCTTATCGTTGCCGCGCTCGAGGCACACGGCTTGCGCCATATGGCTGTGGAGACCGCTCACGCCGCCATCGCCGCCGCCTCGTCGCAGGCGCCGAGCATCGTGCTGCTCGATCTGGGCCTGCCCGATATGGACGGCGTCAAGGTGGTGGAGTCGGTGCGTGCATGGTCGGGCATGCCGATCATCGTGGTCTCGGCGCGCAGCGAGGACGCGGACAAGATTCGCGCGCTCGATGCCGGCGCCGACGACTACCTGACCAAGCCGTTTTCGGTCGAGGAGCTGCTCGCGCGTATTCGCACGACGCTCAGGCGCCTTTCGTATACGCAAACGGGCAGTGTTGCCTCCGAGGGCTCGTTCGATACCGGCGAGCTGCATATCGACTTTGATGCCGGCATCGCCACGATGGATGGCGAGGAGCTGCATCTGACGCCGATCGAGTACAAGCTTTTGTGCCTGCTGGCGCACAATGCCGACAAGGTACTGACGCACCAGTTTATCCTGCACGAGATTTGGGGTACGGCAACTAAGAGCGACCTAGCGAGCCTGCGTGTCTTTATGGGCACGCTGCGCAAGAAGATCGAGTCCGACCCCGCGCATCCGCGCTATATTCAAACGCACGTGGGTATCGGTTACCGATTGGTCACCCAAGGCTAG